From a region of the Zingiber officinale cultivar Zhangliang chromosome 10B, Zo_v1.1, whole genome shotgun sequence genome:
- the LOC122029079 gene encoding uncharacterized protein LOC122029079 — protein MSNLSKLEFVALDISGKNYLSWILDVEIHLDAMSLRDTIKDGNKESLQNRAKAMIFIRHHLHEALKIEYLTIKDPLELWNNLKERYSHFKTVILPNARYEWIHLRLQDFKSQQYREKGFKKYSELITCLLVAEQNNELLMKNHEIRPTGTGPIPEVNEITDLDGGIDNLTGNEDIYGNV, from the exons ATGTCTAATCTTTCAAAGTTAGAGTTTGTGGCTCTTGACATTTCGGGAAAAAATTATCTATCGTGGATTTTGGATGTGGAGATTCATTTGGATGCTATGAGTCTTAGAGACACCATAAAAGATGGAAATAAGGAATCTTTACAAAATCGTGCAAAAGCAATGATATTCATTCGTCACCATCTTCATGAAGCattgaaaattgaatatttgacaATTAAAGATCCACTTGAGCTATGGAATAATTTGAAGGAAAGGTATAGCCATTTTAAAACCGTGATTCTTCCAAATGCTCGTTATGAATGGATTCATTTACGTTTACAAGATTTTAAATCT CAACAGTATAGAGAGAAAGGTTTTAAGAAATATTCTGAGTTGATTACATGTCTTCTGGTGGCTGAGCAAAATAACGAGCTTTTGATGAAAAATCATGAGATCCGTCCAACTGGTACTGGTCCAATCCCTGAAGTGAATGAGATAACTG ATCTTGATGGAGGGATAGACAATTTGACTGGAAATGAAGATATTTATGGAAATGTCTAA